The Megalobrama amblycephala isolate DHTTF-2021 linkage group LG1, ASM1881202v1, whole genome shotgun sequence genome segment CAAAAAACCCACAAACCACATCAGAATGTAAAGCACACTCAAAGGATTCCTACATTACAGTCGCTGCATCTTAATTTTTATTTGGCATGTAATattaatgtctatttgatgggGAAAAAACAGAATGTGATAATTTATCTTCAGTTATAAAAGTCAACATAAATCAAACTTCAACCTGTTTACTTTCTTAATACTTGCTATAAATGTGAATGAATCTTCAGTGCACATTATTCCAAAGACAAAATTGTTTGCCTTCATAATGAAATAACTTTTCCTTTTCTGCTGAAATCACCAATATCTTCAACAATCTGCCATATAGATACTTTTCACAGTCTAACACAATGCTGATGGATAAAATCCAgccattttaatataattaaataataataataattaaaaaattagaAATATTTTCCCTTCAATTTTTATGTTGCTGTTAATGTAGTTGTTACCCTGTTTTCTGAAGGGGTGGGAGTCACGGGTCTGGAATTGCTAGATCTGGTCGATGGAGGTGGTGGTGGCGGCGGAGGTGCAGGCGGAGATATTTGTTGGCTGCTGCTCACGGTTTGGTTGAGGAGGTTACTCATACTGCTGCTTCTGCTACTGAACAGAGAAAAATGTTCAAAGTTCATGAGATTGAAGAAATGAGAAATGTGCAGTATCGGCTTACCTGAAAACAGGTGGCTCAGGTGGTTCATCCATGGGGCCTACATAAGCAGCAGGGAACCAGCCTTGCCTAAACAATGCATATCGAATAAACAAGAAACAAAATCAGGTGGTCTGTTTGAGCATTAGATGTTTTTAGTGTGTTACTGAGGAGAATAAAGCAACTCTTTGCTTCATAAATGGACATTCGTCGAGTTTGAACACCATTAAAAATAGAGACGTTTGAGTCTTGAACAAATCATTTTCTTCAGCAGGTAACTGGTTCACAGAATCGAACTGAATCAAACTTTAGTTTCGGGTTGATGACATAAGACACACATCTGAAGTAGCATGCACGCTTTCTGTACAGCACCGAATTAGCCAATAACCATGTTCAGACAGGTTATTGAACCAAAGAACTGttttttggggatttttttttacgattataattgtgtatttatttggtttaatgttttagaactggttcaaaatgaacaaatcaaaCCTACAGGCAGAGTTGAAAGTCAGCTTTTTCAGTCATGTCCGACCAGGGGTGCCACTGGAGTTTCTGGACCCGCTGGCTAACTTAGTGGGTCATAGTGCTGAATTTGGGAGTGGGAGGTGCAAACAGGCCACTTGTCTGACCAAGGGTAAGACTCAAAGAGAACCAAATGAACCGGTTTTAACTGTCAAAGTTTTCAAAGTTATCCTctgactgtcagtccaaatcagatttttgtgcatatctgattggaatctgatcagatttagcaagtgtgaatGACACAAATCCATTTTGAGCTACATTCATGTGTGGTttgtacagaagaggattagggccaagcaataataaaaaaataaaaccatctcgagattaaagttgttaaatttcgagaaaaaactcgttaaatttcaagaaaaaagtcgagataaaatgttgagaataaactcgttaaattttgagaaaaaactcgttaaatttcgagaaaaaggtcgagataaaatgttgagaataaacttgttaaattacgagaaaaaagtcattaaattacgagaacaaatttgttaaattatgagaaaaatgtcgttaaatttcgagaaaaaagtcattaaattacgagaacaaatttgttaaattatgagaaaaatgtcattaaatttcgagaaaaaacttgttaaatatcgagaaaaaggtcaagataaaatgttgagaataaactcattaaattacgagaaaaaagtcattaaattacgagaacaaatttgttaaattatgagaaaaatgtcgttaaatttcgagaaaaaagtcgagataaaatgttgagaataaagtcattaaattacgagaaaaaagtcattaaattacgagaacaaatttgttaaattatgagaaaaatgtcgttaaatttcgagaaaaaagtcgagataaaatgttgagaataaagtcattaaattacgagaaaaaagtcattaaattacgagaacaaatttgttaaattatgagaaaaatttcattaaatttcgagaaaaaacttgttaaatttcgagaaaaaggtcaagataaaatgttgagaataaactcattaaattacgagaaaaaagtcattaaattacgagaacaaatttgttaaattatgagaaaaatttcgttaaatttcgagaaaaaagtcgagataaaatgttgagaataaagtcattaaattacgagaaaaaagtcattaaattatgagaacaaatttgttaaattatgagaaaaatgttgttaaattacgagaaaaaactcgttaaatttcgagaaaaaatgttgagaataaagtcattaaattacgagaaaaaagtcattaaattacaagaacaaattcgttaaattatgagaaaaatttcattaaatttcgagaaaaaagtcgagataaaatgttgagaataaactcgttaaattacgacattttatctcgacttttttgtcgaaatttaacgagtttattctcaacattttatctcgacttttttcttgacatttaacgagttttttctcgtaatttaacgagtttattctcaacattttatctcgacttttttctcaaaatttaacaagttttttctcgaaatttaacaactttaatctcgagatggttttatttttttattattgcttggccccaatcctcttccataggtttgaaatcctattcaaatcacatttctggaaatctgttacgtaaaatgtaaacatgtcaGACATTgttataggaaacatgctaaaagTCACTGCAGAAACAAGGTTGTGTTGTTGAAAAGTGCCTGATTGAACAAAAAATGACTATAATGGAGACATGTTGAATTTTGAGACCGGCAGAAACGACAGCACAGAATAAATCCGCACATACCAGCTTCATATGTTTCTGCCGCTGCCTCAGAAAATCTGGTAGGCCAGTGCAGTGCGGctacacattgtcatgttgtaaataagacAACATCTGTATTGCAAACTCCTCCATGTTGctgttgatgttgtttttggcaTATGCCTACCAATGCAACGTCATTTCCCTAGAAACCAATGCATGTTTTCCAGAAAACAAAAGAGCACCACAGGACACACAAATCAGATCTGAACAGTTGTGAAACACAGTGTAGATAGTCAATAATTTAGATCCGATTCCGATTGGATACAGAAATAATCAGATTTGGAATGACACTGAATTTAACCTTGGAACCAGTTCATTCAGTTCTTTTGAAGTGGTTCTTTGGTTCAGTAACACATCTGGACATGCTCATTGACTGAGTATGCATGCTACTTGGGATGTGCGTCAGTCGTCATCAACCCGGCACTAAAATTAGATTCAGATCTATTGtgtgaaaatttaatttaaatgtaatgctCAGCTGGACTAGAAAGATTTGCTCAAGAATCAAACTGCACTAATCAGAAGTCTGGATTAAGGTGTTAACTGCTCTCACCGTCCAGAGCTATCCAAGCGACCAAACAGCCAGCCGTTCCTAGGCTCTTTAACAAGCAGTGTGACGGTTTCTCCTCGAGAGAACGGCAGGAGGGTGGAGTTGGCATTGGGAGGGTGAGACACCAGCGCTCGCATCACTCTGCCACCAGCCGATCCTGAGACGGAGTTGGAACGACTGGGCTGTGGGGAGGGGCCTGCAGTGAAGGAGTGAAATGTTGTCATATattgaggaaaaaaacaaacaatagtGCATAATGTTCTTCAGACATTTCTTCTGATGTCTGAAATAAGGTCTCCACACCTCTAGAGGGAACCGTTCCCAGCGGCTGCTCTGCCCAGCGATTAACATCAAGCTTACAGAAGGACATGGAAACATGAGGTAAGTTTCAACATCCACATCTATGAACAGCATCATCATTAAGTGCCACTTTATAGTATCATGTGATTCTTTTTTAATATGATTATTGTGTCATTATACTGTATCTCACAGTGTTGTCCTCCAGTCGTGAAGGAGTGCGTGGATGGGATTGTCTTGTGTGATTCACCAGATCTTTCCACCCCTCTGCTCTATTTTGCAGGCCGCCCCCTGTCTGTGGGAGGAATAACACAATCATCGTTAATCAAACTCAACACTCTGCATGAACAAAATCCAGTTCCAAGAAATTTTTAGAAGgcagaaaaaaatcatattctAGAATGTAGCATAAAGCTGCCCAaagatttttgcagtttttttaaaGCCCACTCAAAAACTGTGTACATAAACAAgattttttcactttcaaaattgAGATGAAAAGCTTTTACAATAACACCTTCAGTACATTTCAATCCATTTTGACAAGTTCTCTCTAATAACATTTACATATCACCTTGGTTACAACCCAAAGCagcacattaaagggttagttcacccaaaaatgaaaattctgtaattaattactcaccctcatgtcattccacacccgtaagaccttcgttaatcttcctctctcaagatccataaaggtactaaaaacatatttaaatcagttcatgtgagtacagtggttcaatattaatattataaagcgacgagaatatttttggtgcgccaaaaaaacaaaataacgacttatatagtgatggccgatttcaaaacactgcttcaggaagcttcggagcataatgaatcagcgtgtcgaatcagcggttcggagcgccaaagtcacgtgatttcagcagtttgacgctttgacacgcgatccgaatcactgattcgatacgctgattcataacgctctgaagcttcatgaagcagtgtattttgtttattattgtcacgttataatattaatattgaaccactatagtcacatgaactgatttaaatatgtttttagtacattaatggatcttgagagaggaagtgtcattgctccctatgcaggcctcacggagccatcggatttcaacaaaaatatcttaatttgtgttctgaagatgaacgaaggtcttacgggtgtggaacggcatgagggtaagtaataaatgacattattttcatttttgggtgaactaaccctttaagcagctAGTTAATTACAGacactaataaaaaataatgatattaaCCTTGTTCATGAGATATGCAATAGACTGGGTGAATCCGCAGTGTTTCTCTGCCAGGAATCGATATCTTCTTTCTTCCTCTTTTAATGCCTCTTTCTGACACTCTCTGAGAAAGTGCACATACTCACTGCCATCCTACACAAACATTACCATCAACATCAtcatcagcattttttttacaaaaaaatgtgtaGCCATTACCACCATCATGAATAACAATGATGCCTTACAGCAAACAAGctcttttatttcagtttttttttatcctgaaaaaaaaaaaaaaaactgtttccacaaaaaaatatattgcagaaaaactatgattgataataataagaattgtttattaatcatcaaatcatcatattacaatgatttctgaaggatcatgtgacactgaagactggagtaatgatgctgaaaatacagctttacagtttaaaatattttcaaatagattataacaatatttcacaatattattgttttgactgtatttttgatcaaacatatgcagccttagtgagcatgagacacttctttcaaaaacattttaaaaatattaccaCCCTCAAACTTCAAACTCTAAACTCTCTTCAAACTTTTCAAAGCTAAAACGATATATATTTGCAGTTCTCATAGTAATAGATTTACCCTCCCATAAACATCAAAGTGAAATGTGGTTGTTCATTTTACATTGCAATCAGCCATCTTAAGGGAGCTCGTAAGCCGCCTTCTGAATCATAAAATGAGAAATGATATctacccctggtttcacagacgagGCTTAAGCAGGGCTGCCAACTTTTGAGTTTAGCTTTGAGTGAGAATAATGGAAGGGGGGAGGGTCcttctctcaactaatgctgtgaACATACAGGGAGCCCTGTTAGCTGGTATTATTAATAAA includes the following:
- the baiap2l2a gene encoding brain-specific angiogenesis inhibitor 1-associated protein 2-like protein 2 isoform X1, whose protein sequence is MVLLTWTREDTGNKIKMSGQNSDQLHRTTLGIYTSIMEQFNPSLQRLVSLGNSYIQAFQALAVTSEAYFNALSMMGEQAMQSMSSRLLGDVLVQISDSQRRLTNELEGVFRWFHSEVLQEMNNNVRLDKDYILNSRRRYEMEVRNQATALERQMRRGVPQDGSEYVHFLRECQKEALKEEERRYRFLAEKHCGFTQSIAYLMNKTGGGLQNRAEGWKDLVNHTRQSHPRTPSRLEDNTLDVNRWAEQPLGTVPSRGPSPQPSRSNSVSGSAGGRVMRALVSHPPNANSTLLPFSRGETVTLLVKEPRNGWLFGRLDSSGRQGWFPAAYVGPMDEPPEPPVFSSRSSSMSNLLNQTVSSSQQISPPAPPPPPPPPSTRSSNSRPVTPTPSENRRQDHYESRPELFPRGTNPFATVKLKPTKTNDRSAPRI
- the baiap2l2a gene encoding brain-specific angiogenesis inhibitor 1-associated protein 2-like protein 2 isoform X3; translated protein: MSGQNSDQLHRTTLGIYTSIMEQFNPSLQRLVSLGNSYIQAFQALAVTSEAYFNALSMMGEQAMQSMSSRLLGDVLVQISDSQRRLTNELEGVFRWFHSEVLQEMNNNVRLDKDYILNSRRRYEMEVRNQATALERQMRRGVPQDGSEYVHFLRECQKEALKEEERRYRFLAEKHCGFTQSIAYLMNKTGGGLQNRAEGWKDLVNHTRQSHPRTPSRLEDNTLDVNRWAEQPLGTVPSRGPSPQPSRSNSVSGSAGGRVMRALVSHPPNANSTLLPFSRGETVTLLVKEPRNGWLFGRLDSSGRQGWFPAAYVGPMDEPPEPPVFSSRSSSMSNLLNQTVSSSQQISPPAPPPPPPPPSTRSSNSRPVTPTPSENRRQDHYESRPELFPRGTNPFATVKLKPTKTNDRSAPRI
- the baiap2l2a gene encoding brain-specific angiogenesis inhibitor 1-associated protein 2-like protein 2 isoform X2; translated protein: MVLLTWTREDTGNKIKMSGQNSDQLHRTTLGIYTSIMEQFNPSLQRLVSLGNSYIQAFQALAVTSEAYFNALSMMGEQAMQSMSSRLLGDVLVQISDSQRRLTNELEGVFRWFHSEVLQEMNNNVRLDKDYILNSRRRYEMEVRNQATALERQMRRGVPQDGSEYVHFLRECQKEALKEEERRYRFLAEKHCGFTQSIAYLMNKTGGGLQNRAEGWKDLVNHTRQSHPRTPSRLEDNTLDVNRWAEQPLGTVPSRGPSPQPSRSNSVSGSAGGRVMRALVSHPPNANSTLLPFSRGETVTLLVKEPRNGWLFGRLDSSGRQGWFPAAYVGPMDEPPEPPVFSRSSSMSNLLNQTVSSSQQISPPAPPPPPPPPSTRSSNSRPVTPTPSENRRQDHYESRPELFPRGTNPFATVKLKPTKTNDRSAPRI